Below is a genomic region from Nilaparvata lugens isolate BPH chromosome 3, ASM1435652v1, whole genome shotgun sequence.
ACTTTCAATACAACTTACGATACGCTTCCATAAAAACTTATCCAACGTTAAGATAAGAACGGaaaaaaagatgttgtcgatCTTAATATCTAATAatcttaatatggagaagttccacaatatctctgataaAAGTGTTAAATGTTATCCAACGTTTTTGAGGATCAAGAGTAGCTTATAATGCACATCAGATATACAATACCGTGGGTAGCCTAGCTACTTTACTTTTAATACAACATAGGATACTTTCGATCCACTTTCATAAACTTATCCAGCGTTTTTGAGGAACAAAAGTAAAGTAAAATCAGATCCATAATACTTACCTACTTCACTTTATAGCTACAATATACATACTTAATTCTACTGTAAACTCTATATTAGTGTTACTTCAGATACAAATAATACTTTGACACAATACATTTGATACTGTATCCTATCATAACTCGAGGTCGGTGACCTTGGTGTGTATCCTGGATAAATTTGACGCCGTCTGGTATCGGGATGATCCCCCCAAATTGTGTCGGGTGTCCTCCGAACCACCGCAGACCAGCAGCTTGCGAAATTCGTTGCGGAATTTCGTCGACATGGCGTTGTACAGTATCGGGTTGATGGcgctgaaaaataataa
It encodes:
- the LOC111063965 gene encoding thyrotropin-releasing hormone receptor, which produces MLALVVALFAILWLPYRGLLVYNSLASMFGGALYMQPWFLMFAKTCIFINSAINPILYNAMSTKFRNEFRKLLVCGGSEDTRHNLGGSSRYQTASNLSRIHTKVTDLEL